One window of Triticum dicoccoides isolate Atlit2015 ecotype Zavitan chromosome 5A, WEW_v2.0, whole genome shotgun sequence genomic DNA carries:
- the LOC119303657 gene encoding DEAD-box ATP-dependent RNA helicase 37-like, with protein sequence MRSSWADSVANAEESAPATGAAPAPVANHQNSRPTRSSYVPPHLRGGGRSPDNQVPAAAPTPAGAYPSGAVQPSGGYAAAVGGTRWAAPPGAGSAGVGVVRQGGGGRGAVGGAGGGWNSRPGGWGDRRDREPNPFGDSEPAAVDVDFESQQNTGINFDAYEDIPVETSGHDVPPAVNTFAEIDLGDALNENIRRCKYVRPTPVQRHAIPIVIGGRDLMACAQTGSGKTAAFCFPIISGILKSRPPQRPRARTAFPLALILSPTRELSVQIHEEAKKFAYQTGVKACVAYGGAPIHQQLRELERGVDILVATPGRLMDLLERARVSLQMVNYLALDEADRMLDMGFEPQIRKIVEQMDMPPRGVRQTMLFSATFPKEIQRLASDFLADYIFLAVGRVGSSTDLIAQRVEFVLEADKRSYLMDLIHAQKANDVPGKNSLTLVFVETKRGADALENWLYTNGFPATSIHGDRTQQEREYALRSFKSGATPILVATDVAARGLDIPDVAHVINFDLPNDIDDYVHRIGRTGRAGKSGLATAFFNEGNMSLARPLCELMQEANQEVPQWLERYSARSSFGGGGGGRNRRSGGGGGARFGGRDFRRDTRGGGGGGGGGYGGGGGGSYGGGGGYGGGASSSWD encoded by the exons ATGCGATCTTCATGGGCTGATTCAGTTGCGAACGCCGAGGAATCGGCGCCCGCGACTGGTGCTGCTCCCGCCCCTGTTGCCAATCACCAGAACTCGCGTCCCACACGCAGCTCTTACGTCCCTCCTCACCTCCGTGGCGGTGGCCGCTCACCAGATAATCAAGTGCCAGCTGCAGCTCCAACACCAGCTGGCGCTTACCCCTCAGGTGCTGTGCAGCCTTCTGGTGGGTACGCAGCTGCTGTTGGTGGCACTCGCTGGGCTGCCCCTCCTGGTGCTGGTAGCGCTGGCGTAGGTGTTGTCCGCCAGGGTGGTGGTGGACGTGGTGCTGTTGGTGGCGCCGGCGGTGGCTGGAACTCCCGCCCTGGTGGGTGGGGGGACCGCAGGGACCGTGAACCAAACCCTTTCGGCGACAGTGAGCCGGCGGCTGTGGATGTTGACTTTGAGAGTCAACAGAACACAGGCATCAATTTTGATGCCTATGAGGACATTCCTGTGGAGACAAGTGGCCACGATGTGCCTCCAGCAGTCAACACGTTTGCAGAGATTGACTTGGGTGATGCACTGAATGAGAATATACGGAGGTGCAAGTATGTGAGGCCTACACCTGTGCAGCGGCATGCCATTCCGATTGTCATTGGAGGCAGGGATCTGATGGCCTGTGCTCAGACTGGGTCTGGGAAGACAGCTGCTTTTTGTTTCCCGATCATCAGTGGGATCCTAAAGTCAAGGCCACCACAGAGGCCAAGAGCTAGGACTGCATTTCCTCTTGCTCTGATATTATCTCCTACTCGCGAGCTATCAGTCCAA ATTCATGAAGAAGCAAAGAAATTTGCATACCAGACTGGTGTTAAGGCTTGTGTTGCATATGGTGGAGCACCAATTCATCAGCAG TTGAGAGAACTGGAAAGAGGTGTTGATATACTAGTGGCAACTCCTGGTCGTTTGATGGATCTGCTGGAGAGAGCTAGAGTATCACTGCAAATGGTGAATTACTTGGCTCTTGATGAAGCTGACCGGATGCTTGATATGGGGTTTGAGCCAcagatacgcaagattgttgagcagATGGACATGCCCCCTCGTGGTGTGAGACAGACCATGCTGTTCAGTGCTACTTTTCCAAAGGAGATACAA CGCCTGGCATCAGATTTCCTTGCAGACTACATCTTCCTTGCTGTTGGAAGAGTTGGTTCAAGTACCGATTTGATTGCTCAAAGGGTGGAGTTTGTCCTTGAAGCGGATAAAAGAAGTTACCTCATGGACCTTATTCATGCGCAGAAGGCTAATGATGTTCCTGGAAAG AATTCTCTTACTTTGGTCTTCGTGGAGACAAAGAGGGGCGCTGATGCTCTGGAGAACTGGCTGTATACAAATGGGTTCCCTGCAACAAGTATTCATGGAGATCGTACACAACAG GAAAGGGAGTATGCGCTGAGATCCTTCAAGAGTGGAGCAACTCCCATCCTGGTTGCAACTGACGTTGCTGCTCGTGGGCTTGACATTCCAGATGTCGCCCACGTCATCAATTTTGATCTGCCAAATGACATTGATGACTATGTTCACCGCATTGGGAGAACTGGAAGAGCTGGGAAGTCTGGTCTGGCAACTGCATTTTTCAATGAGGGCAACATGTCACTGGCCAGGCCGTTATGTGAACTGATGCAGGAAGCCAATCAGGAGGTTCCTCAGTGGCTGGAGCGCTATTCTGCCCGTTCCTCAttcggaggcggcggtggaggcagaAACCGCAGGTCAGGAGGCGGCGGTGGTGCTCGATTTGGTGGACGTGACTTCCGTCGCGacacgaggggcggcggcggtggaggaggtggcggttacggcggtggtggtggtggcagttaCGGTGGTGGTGGAGGTTATGGTGGAGGTGCGTCTAGCTCGTGGGACTGA
- the LOC119303658 gene encoding probable lactoylglutathione lyase, chloroplastic yields MRVSRGAVACAALMLLSTAAALRSEPSRLSTSGAPKLRASAEAAQANATFCSKEEAFAWAKKDHRRLLHVVYRVGDIHKTIKFYTECLGMKLLRKRDIPEEKYTNAFLGYGREDAHFVVELTYNYGVDKYDIGAGFGHFGIATDDVAKTVKIIRAKGGKVTKEYGTVKGGKTVIAFIEDPDGYKFEILERPGTREPLCQVMLRVGDLDRAISFYEKAYGMELLRKRDNPRNKYTVAVMGYGPEDRNAVLELTYKYGVAKYDKGKAYGQIATGTDNVYKTAEVVKLSGGQVVREPGPLPGIGTKITSVLDPDGWKTVFVDNIDFAKELGGHAHH; encoded by the exons ATGAGGGTCAGCCGTGGCGCCGTCGCGTGCGCCGCCCTCATGCTCCTCTCCACCGCTGCAG CGCTGCGGTCCGAGCCGAGCAGGCTGAGCACGAGCGGCGCGCCCAAGCTCCGCGCCTCCGCAGAGGCCGCGCAGGCTAATGCCACCTTCTGTAGCAAAGAGGAGGCCTTCGCCTGGGCCAAGAAGGACCACCGGAGGCTCCTCCACGTCGTCTACCGCGTCGGCGACATCCACAAAACCATCAA GTTCTATACGGAATGCCTGGGCATGAAGCTGCTGAGGAAGCGCGACATACCCGAAGAGAAGTACACCAATGCTTTCCTCGGATACGGCCGCGAGGACGCCCATTTCGTCGTCGAGCTCACCTACA ACTACGGGGTCGACAAGTACGATATCGGGGCGGGGTTTGGTCATTTCGGCATCGCAACCGATGAT GTGGCAAAAACGGTTAAAATCATAAGAGCAAAGGGAGGCAAGGTGACAAAGGAGTATGGCACTGTCAAGGGTGGCAAGACCGTGATCGCGTTCATCGAAGACCCTGATGGCTACAAATTTGAGATCCTTGAGAGGCCAGGGACTCGAGAGCCACTATGCCAGGTGATGCTTCGTGTCGGCGACCTCGACCGAGCCATAAGCTTCTACGAGAAG GCTTATGGTATGGAACTACTCCGGAAGCGAGACAACCCTAGAAACAAG TATACGGTGGCGGTGATGGGGTATGGGCCCGAAGACCGGAATGCAGTTCTGGAGCTGACCTACAAGTACGGTGTCGCTAAATATGACAAGGGGAAAGCCTATGGTCAG ATCGCGACAGGCACCGACAATGTCTACAAGACAGCCGAGGTGGTGAAGCTGTCCGGAGGGCAAGTGGTGCGGGAGCCAGGTCCCTTGCCAGGGATCGGCACCAAGATCACCTCTGTGCTTGACCCTGATGGGTGGAAAACG GTATTTGTTGACAACATTGACTTCGCCAAAGAATTGGGTGGTCATGCGCACCATTGA